The following proteins are co-located in the Solanum pennellii chromosome 1, SPENNV200 genome:
- the LOC107012120 gene encoding multiple organellar RNA editing factor 3, mitochondrial, producing the protein MALFATRRTLASTIYRVLSSSSSSSSPSSSRFRFALPLFFNPQYYPSEQFVSTRPKSSGSGYSPLNDPSPNWSNRPPKETILLDGCDYEHWLIVMEFPDPKPSEEDMINAYVKTIAAVVGSEEEAKKKIYSVCTTTYTGFGVLISEELSYKVKGLPGVLWVLPDSYLDVPNKDYGGDQFIDGKVIHRPQYRFNQNQSTRPRPRPRYDRRRETMQVERREPIQRGAWEPNQQHPAQPVSIEGQNFSHGTGGPAGSQGNNS; encoded by the exons ATGGCGCTGTTTGCCACCAGGCGCACTTTAGCTTCCACCATTTACCGTGTActctcttcatcttcatcttcatcatcaccatcatcatctcGATTTCGATTTGCTCTTCCCCTTTTCTTCAATCCCCAGTATTACCCATCAGAGCAATTTGTTTCGACCCGTCCCAAGTCATCCGGGTCGGGTTACTCGCCCCTCAATGATCCTTCTCCCAACTGGAGTAACCGCCCCCCCAAGGAGACCATACTTTTGGATGGATGTGACTATGAACATTGGCTAATTGTTATGGAGTTTCCTGACCCTAAGCCCTCTGAGGAAGATATGATCAATGCATATGTTAAAACCATTGCTGCCGTTGTCGGAAG TGAGGAAGAAGCCAAAAAGAAGATTTACTCTGTTTGTACTACCACATACACTGGGTTTGGTGTTTTGATTTCTGAAGAGCTTTCCTACAAAGTTAAAG GTCTACCTGGTGTTTTGTGGGTCTTGCCTGATTCATATCTAGATGTCCCAAACAAGGATTATGGAG GGGATCAGTTCATAGATGGAAAAGTCATCCATAGGCCACAATATAGATTTAATCAAAACCAAAGTACTAGACCCAGGCCCCGACCTCGTTATGACAGACGCAGGGAGACCATGCAGGTTGAAAGAAGAGAACCAATACAAAGAGGAGCATGGGAACCCAATCAGCAACATCCTGCACAACCAGTGTCAATCGAAGGCCAGAATTTCTCACATGGAACTGGAGGTCCGGCAGGATCTCAGGGGAATAATAGTTGA
- the LOC107007890 gene encoding uncharacterized transmembrane protein DDB_G0289901 has product MNSNYGKSGSSMNRFDFDLGLNSGRSRSLNDQKNKTSSYSSSSSSYTYSSTQSKPNSGSSWTQPNKSSWTHQPVGSLSGPNSMAGDIFGKSWGSSAPSTTSNVASSVGMTNKNPNLFGDLVSSALGGNKSSSNAPLKNAAPTANKSAFSMGGMTDNLPKSGNSVKTGGSWGSAGNSGSGNAGGNWGSAGNSGSGNAGGSWGSAGNSGSGNAGGYNAYNYTASVNQSGGNTKTPNLGGTSLKNMSGSGVGGGMGVNKDPFGSLVDFSSKPGPNMKSDSKETKKNSSGDDVFGNFQNATKSDGPGFPSDPFPTSNTNASAGLNSGGAYSKVDDFGFTNTQSQPSATQSSGVGDFDSLFSSTNASPGEAAGGSENQQFTGGDDWGFESEFAGANDSSGTTEIEGLPPPPSGVSASAAKNKGMDNHKQGQYGDAIKWLSWAVILLEKAGDEAGVMEVLSSRASCYKEVGEYKKAVADCTKVLAQDGKNVSVLVQRALLYESMEKYKLGAEDLRTVMKIDPGNRVARSTVHRLTKMAG; this is encoded by the exons ATGAATTCAAATTACGGGAAATCGGGTTCTTCTATGAATAGGTTTGATTTTGATCTGGGTTTGAACTCTGGTCGATCTCGATCTCTCAATGATCAGAAGAATAAAACTTCGTcgtattcttcttcttcatcatcctATACGTATTCATCGACTCAATCGAAACCAAATTCTGGGTCTTCATGGACTCAACCTAACAAATCATCATGGACTCACCAGCCAGTAGGGTCGTTATCTGGACCGAATTCAATGGCTGGTGATATATTTGGGAAGAGTTGGGGGTCTTCAGCTCCTTCGACCACTAGCAATGTAGCGTCAAGTGTTGGGATGACTAACAAAAACCCTAATTTGTTTGGTGATTTGGTGAGCTCAGCATTGGGAGGAAATAAAAGTAGTAGCAATGCCCCGTTAAAAAATGCTGCTCCAACTGCCAACAAGAGCGCGTTCTCTATGGGTGGTATGACTGATAATCTGCCGAAGAGTGGCAATTCTGTGAAAACTGGTGGTAGCTGGGGTTCAGCTGGAAATTCTGGTAGCGGTAATGCTGGTGGTAACTGGGGTTCAGCTGGAAATTCCGGTAGCGGTAATGCTGGTGGTAGCTGGGGTTCAGCTGGAAATTCTGGTAGTGGTAATGCTGGTGGGTATAATGCATATAATTATACTGCCAGTGTGAATCAGAGTGGTGGTAATACTAAAACCCCTAATCTTGGAGGTACATCATTGAAAAATATGTCTGGAAGTGGAGTTGGAGGAGGGATGGGTGTTAATAAGGACCCATTTGGTTCGCTGGTTGATTTTTCGTCTAAGCCGGGGCCTAATATGAAGTCAGATagtaaagaaactaagaagaaTAGTTCAGGTGATGATGTGTTTGGGAATTTCCAAAATGCTACCAAATCAGATGGACCAGGATTTCCATCAGATCCATTTCCTACAAGTAATACTAATGCTTCAGCCGGGTTGAATTCAGGTGGTGCTTATTCCAAGGTTGATGATTTCGGATTCACTAATACTCAGAGTCAACCATCTGCTACTCAGTCTTCAGGTGTGGGTGATTTTGATTCGCTTTTTTCATCAACTAATGCTTCACCTGGAGAAGCTGCTGGAGGGAGTGAGAACCAGCAGTTTACAGGGGGTGATGATTGGGGCTTTGAATCAGAGTTTGCGGGTGCTAACGATAGCAGTGGGACAACTGAAATTGAAGGGCTTCCACCACCACCTTCTGGTGTGAGTGCTTCCGCTGCGAAGAACAAGGGAATGGATAATCACAAGCAGGGACAATATGGTGATGCCATAAAATGGTTGTCGTGGGCCGTCATTCTTCTCGAGAAGGCTGGTGATGAAGCTGGTGTAATGGAAGTTCTGTCAAGTAGGGCTTCATGTTACAAAGAGGTAGGAGAATACAAGAAGGCTGTGGCTGACTGTACAAAG GTGCTAGCACAAGATGGCAAAAATGTTTCCGTCCTTGTTCAGCGTGCTCTGTTGTATGAGAGTATGGAGAAGTACAAGCTTGGGGCGGAAGACCTCAGAACTGTTATGAAAATTGATCCTGGTAATAGGGTGGCAAGAAGTACCGTACACCGCTTGACTAAGATGGCTGGCTAA